Proteins from one Ficedula albicollis isolate OC2 chromosome 3, FicAlb1.5, whole genome shotgun sequence genomic window:
- the BPNT1 gene encoding 3'(2'),5'-bisphosphate nucleotidase 1 gives MASPALLMRVVASAYSVAEKAATIVRNVMSAGDLGIVEKAGPNDLQTKADRLVQMSICASLARKFPKVTIIGEEELPTDDVTEDLIEDGHCEEILKKPCPAQYTGIKEEELVIWVDPLDGTKEYTEGLLDHVTVLIGIAYGGKAIAGVINQPYYNYEAGANAVLGRTIWGVLGMGAFGFQLTEAPAGKHIVVTTRSHSSALVNECIAALNPDHVIRVGGAGNKVIQLIEGKASAYVFASPGCKKWDTCAPEAILHAVGGKLTDIRGNSFQYNKEVKHMNSAGVLATLRNYDYYASRIPNTVKESLVP, from the exons AtggcttctccagctctcctcatGCGTGTGGTGGCCTCGGCATATTCTGTTGCAGAAAAAGCTGCAACAATTGTTAGAAATGTGATGTCTGCAGGAGATCTGGGCATAGTGGAGAAG GCTGGACCCAATGACTTGCAGACCAAAGCTGACCGACTGGTACAAATGAGCATTTGTGCTTCCCTGGCACGGAAGTTTCCCAAGGTGACAATCATAGGAGAAGAA GAACTGCCCACTGATGATGTAACTGAGGATTTAATTGAAGATGGTCACTGTGAAGAAATACTGAAGAAACCTTGCCCTGCTCAGTACACAGGAATTAAAGAGGAAGAG cttgtaATATGGGTTGATCCCTTGGATGGAACCAAGGAGTACACTGAAG GTCTCCTTGACCACGTAACGGTTCTTATTGGAATTGCCTATGGAGGCAAAGCAATAGCAGGAGTTATTAACCAGCCATATTACAACTATGAG GCAGGAGCTaatgcagtgctgggcaggacaATCTGGGGAGTGCTGGGCATGGGTGCCTTTGGCTTTCAGCTGACAGAAGCACCTGCTGGCAAACACATCGTCGTTACCACCCGCTCCCACAGCAGCGCCCTGGTGAACGAGTGCATCGCTGCCTTGAACCCAGACCATGTCATCAGAGTTGGAGGAGCAGGAAACAAG GTCATTCAACTCATAGAAGGCAAAGCATCTGCTTATGTATTTGCCAGTCCTGGGTGCAAGAAGTGGGATACATGTGCACCTGAAGCTATCCTACATGCTGTGGGAG gcAAGTTAACTGATATCCGTGGAAATTCATTTCAGTATAACAAGGAGGTGAAACACATGAATTCAGCTGGGGTCCTTGCCACTTTGAGAAATTATGACTACTATGCCAGTCGTATTCCAAACACTGTGAAAGAATCTCTTGTGCCTTAA